CAGAGCTGGCCGTGCCTGATGGACTGGTGGAAGACGCGCTCGACCGCCTGTCGAAGAGCAGGGTCCGCGATCCTGATCTCAGGCACTACGTTGCGGGGCACCCGAGAACGGGCATCGGCACGATGGAACGCCTCGGCAAGAGCAGGGACGCGGAGGTGAGGATCGCGGTCTCGGAGAACCCTCACATCCCGCAGAGCGCTCTGGAAGGGATGAGCCGAGACGAAGACGCAAGCGTCCGCCGGGCCGTCGCGCGCAACGACCGCCTTTCCCAGGACCTGCTGAACGCCCTCCTCCTCGATGACGACCTGGACGTCCGCATCGCGGCCTACCGGACCCCTGACGCCGAGGAAGACGCCGACGACGAACCCTCGCTGTCGAGAGACGTGAGCATCGCAGTGCGGCCCACGGTCCCGATGACCGCGGAGCTGCAGGAGATGGCCGCGAACCCAAGGGCGGAAGTGCGCATCCGAGCCGCGTACAGCGAGCACGCGACGCCGGACATCCTGGCATTCCTCGGAGGCGAGCGGCGCAGCGCGAAAGTCCGACGAGCCGTCGCCGCGCACCCGAACACGCCGCCCGAAGTGCTGAGGTCGCTGGCGGGACAAGACGACGCCGACACGCTCCTGCTAGTCGCCTTCAATCAAGGGACGACCGTGGACTTGTTGGCCGATCTCGCCGGACGCAGCGCCGAGCTCGCACTCGTTGTGGCGCTCAATCCGGACGCCCCGCTTGAGATTCTCGAAGCGCTCTCGAACGACTCGGACCTGCTCGTCAAGTTCGTTGCGGAGGCGCAGCAGGAGGAACGTCGACGGCCGCTTGAAGGCAAGAGTACGACACAGGAACCCCACGCTGAATAGCCGAGTCGGAAGTGGTGCAACGAGAAAGCACTAGTCGCGCGTGTATGACAGTGCTACGCTAAGCGCCACACAACGAGATTGGAGGACAGTATGGCTGTTCTGAATATCCGCGTGGACGACCGGGTCCGCGACCAGCTCAAGGAAATGTCCGACGATGCAGGAGTCACACTCAGCGAGTACGTCAGAGACCTGCTCATGGAGGCAGTGGTCCCCGTGTACGAGCGCGAGGCCAAGCACGGCGACGAGCCCGCCCCGGAGTCGCTGCGGATCGTCGACCGGCAGGTGCTCTCCCTGCTGCACCGGATCCTCGGACGCGTGTTACCCGAAGACGCGGCCGACGTCGACGGCGACGAGGAGTACCAGCTGATGCGGGCCGAGATCCTCGAGGCCGGCTACACCGGCGAATACTGGTACGAGACGGCCGGCTTCCAGACCGAGCTCTCCAAGCGGGACTGCGCGCGGGTGTCGGACATCCTGCAGATGTTCCGCATCATCACCTTCAGCATCCGCCACCTGGAGGAGGACGGGACGCCGGTCGACGAGAAGCTGGCGTTCCGCCTCGAGTTCATAGGCTTCGACCACAACGACGCGCTGGAGGGCCACATGGCCAGCTACGTCAAGTTTCAGATGCGCGACGAGGACCGTTGGTCGGAGCTGCGCCCGCAGATCGAGCGCAACGACCGGGGCAACTCGCACCACCGCATGCTGGACACCTACATGCGCATGCTCGCCGAGTACCGCCGCGTCATGGACGGCCGGGAGCGCGGGCACAGCCGCTACGACTATCTGCTCAGTATGGACGAGCTGGAGCAGATCGCCGCGGCCAGCGTGCACCCCTCGAACCGCCTGAAGGCCTGATGGTGGAAGAGGACGGCGGCGTCGATGTGACGAACATGCACGTTGAGTGGGCGACCCACGAATACACTCGCGGATGGGACCTGGGCGGACAGCTCCACGATGTGATCGAAGCCGAGTTCGACCAAGATCCCGCCTACGGTGACCTGGAACGGACGGCTCTTCGACTGATCGCCGATTTCGCACGCGCCCAGTCGCTGCTCGAACGGGCCGCGCGTGCGCACGGTGCGGACGACCTGCCCGGGAATTGTCGACCGACCAAACAGGATCGCTTCACGGACGAGAGCCTTCGACGCGTCGGTGCCTGGCTCATCAAGGAGCTCGAGGTAGGCGTCATCAACGCCGACTACTTCCACACGGTCTTCCGGGCGGTCCAAGAAGCCCGCAACTTCCTGGCGCATGGGTCGGCCTGGCGACCGTGCCGGGAATTGACCGAGGGAGGAAGCGCTCCTGCGTTCATGATCGCGAAGGAAGGTAAAACTTACCTGATCACGCAGGCCCGCATCCGGGAACTGCGCGCGGGCTCCCAGTGGCTTCGCCGGGTGAGCGCTGCCGTCCTCGACACGGCCGAAGGGAGGACGTCACACGATCTCGGTTTCATCGGCCCGAGACCGGGCGAGGAGAACTCTGCCGTGAGGAAGCTGCTCAAATACGCGAAAGCCGTGGAGCAAAACCTCGCACGTAGTGCGTCAGCAATGACCTAGGTCATCGAGCTCCGTGGCGGGCACGTCTGGGAGCTGAAGACGGCCGCGAGCGGGTGGTCGTCGACCGCGAGTTCAGAGCCAACGGCGGAAGCATTCGCGACCGCTGGCGGGTGGAGCCGGACGGCGCGTGGCAGCGGCTCTTCTGGGTCGGGTTCGTCGACGCTGAGCCAGCTGTGGGTGGCGATGACAAGCGGCGGCTGCCAGTGGAGCTCGGGAAGAGGGTCGAGCTGAGGACGGGCCTCAGAGACGTCTGGCGAACGGAGACGGCGCTCGTGGCCGTGCTAGAGCGCGACGGTCAGAGTCATGGGCACGGAGCACGAGGAGGTCGGCGACGTAGACGGGGTCCCCTTGCGCGTGCCGGTCGACGACGGCTACAGGACGTGCGCCGCCTGCGGCGGGGACTGCGAGCCAGGCGTAGAGTTCGGCTCTAACGAGCACAAGGCCAGGGTCGCGTTCGTATGCCCGGAGCACGGGCCCCAGTCGCTCATCGACCCGTTCGAGGACCTACGATGAATGGTCCAATCAACGAGTAGCTACCGGAGCGTTAGATGTCTAGGTCGACAAGACGCGTTCCGCCCCAACTCCAATTCGACGCACCATGGAAGTCGCTGGACTGACTGACCTTCGCCCCGCTTCGTTCTTTCAGAATCTTAGTAAGAGGACCAAGCGACCACTCAGCACCCTCGAATGACACCTTGGAATCACTTACGACATGAGCGGTGAGCATCGGGTTCGAGATGAACTCGATGGTCTCGCCGATAAGTTGATTCAGGGTCTCGCGAGAATCGAACTGGGCGGAGGCGCGCTCGTTTTGACTCCAGTTGCTTGCTCGCTTGAAGCGAGCTGGCACCTCGAGAATCTGTTGCAGCAAGATGTGAAGCAGATAGTCTCGTCGCCGCTTGATAGCTGCCCCGTCCCAAACCTCCCTGTCAAGCACGCGATTCTGTGTGACCTGCAGGCCGGACTGACCTTCGTACGTCTTCTTCTTCTCTGCGAACCCCTTGTTGCCAAGCTCCTGGTTGTGGCGGATAAGCGTAATGTTGCCGATATTGTTCACTAGATCTTGGTGCACCTCTTCAGCATCGTCGCCGAGAACTTGCACCCAATCCGCGCTGAGCTTCTGCGGCATGATGTGCTCAAGTTGCAAGTGCGTGTCGTCCCACTGGGGACGAGATTTGGTGAGCGACTCCTCTGCCATCGAAAGAAGCAGGCGAGGGTAGTTCCTCGACCGCCCAAGGTTGTAGAAGTTCATGCTCCGCAGTCGCGCGCCCATCTCGTCGTCGTTGGGAACGCGGAGCGCATACTCCTGTGAGGAAAGTTGGCTGAACAAAGTGTCGGAGATGTCCTCCGAGTCATAGAGCTCGCCAAGTCTTGATCCCAGAACGGGGTAGAACTTGTTCTCAGCCTGAGTCATGCCAAGCACTCGGCGACGCAAAAGGTAAGTGCGGAACCCAGTGAGCACGCCGACCACATCGCCGTCACTCAACAACTTGTCTTCCCACGCCGCCAGGACTTCAGTCAGGTATGAATACGCAGGGTTGACGCCGATGACGTTGAGATCCTCGATGGTTTGGTCAATGCGGTGGATACCGGTCTGCTCGAGGCCGCAGGTAATCGCATACGGGTGGGAATATCGAACGAAACTTTCGAAGAGCGTCTCAACACTCCGCCCGCGCACAACCTCCTTGAAGGCGCTATACAACTCCTTGTAGTTGCTTTCCCTGGCGACTTTGAAGCTCCTGTGCTGGTCAGCCTGCATCCAGTCGCGAATAAACTCGGAGAGCTGGCCAGGCAGTCGCTTCTCGAGAGAAAGCCAGTATCCGTTGTAGAGGTCCGTCTGCTGCTGGCTGCTCTTTCCCATGAGCAGATAATTGCGAACCAGGTCTGCCAGAGAAAGCGGCTTGCCGAGCGAGTTCATTGACTCGAAAATCTCTTGGGGGTTCTCCCACGGATTACGCTCTGGTTCGAGTTGGATTGAAATGATGCTGAACTTGGACAAGCCCTTGACCAGAAGGTTCTTCTTGCGCTCGTCACTCATCGACTCGAGCGCTTTGCGGAAGAACTGGTAGTTCTGGTGCACCGCGGAGTTCTTGTAACTTGCATCAACCTCGGTTCGAAGCACAAGGCGTTTGTAGGCTTCCCAGTCGGTCTCGACCTGCTTGAGCTTGATCTTGTACTCGACGTCAGCGTCTGCTCGATCATTCTGAAGGTATCGGCGTTGGATCTCTGCCTGATAGTTCTCATCCTGAATGCTGTCACGCAGGGCCATCAACAGGAGCATGGTTGTGGTAATTCGCTGCTGGCCGTCAGTAAGAACAAACTTGTCGGGGATGCCGAAGCCTGAGTCCTCGACTACGTAGACGATACTGCCGAAGAAATGCTCCGTTCGCACGTTCTCCAAATTGGAGTCTGCAACCTTCTCGACATCTGCGAGCAGGACTTTGCAGTTATCGCTCGACCACTCGTAGTTTCGCTGGTATGGCGGGATGAAGAACG
This portion of the Arthrobacter woluwensis genome encodes:
- a CDS encoding DUF262 domain-containing protein translates to MKASPMYLLDSLSNNDVTFFIPPYQRNYEWSSDNCKVLLADVEKVADSNLENVRTEHFFGSIVYVVEDSGFGIPDKFVLTDGQQRITTTMLLLMALRDSIQDENYQAEIQRRYLQNDRADADVEYKIKLKQVETDWEAYKRLVLRTEVDASYKNSAVHQNYQFFRKALESMSDERKKNLLVKGLSKFSIISIQLEPERNPWENPQEIFESMNSLGKPLSLADLVRNYLLMGKSSQQQTDLYNGYWLSLEKRLPGQLSEFIRDWMQADQHRSFKVARESNYKELYSAFKEVVRGRSVETLFESFVRYSHPYAITCGLEQTGIHRIDQTIEDLNVIGVNPAYSYLTEVLAAWEDKLLSDGDVVGVLTGFRTYLLRRRVLGMTQAENKFYPVLGSRLGELYDSEDISDTLFSQLSSQEYALRVPNDDEMGARLRSMNFYNLGRSRNYPRLLLSMAEESLTKSRPQWDDTHLQLEHIMPQKLSADWVQVLGDDAEEVHQDLVNNIGNITLIRHNQELGNKGFAEKKKTYEGQSGLQVTQNRVLDREVWDGAAIKRRRDYLLHILLQQILEVPARFKRASNWSQNERASAQFDSRETLNQLIGETIEFISNPMLTAHVVSDSKVSFEGAEWSLGPLTKILKERSGAKVSQSSDFHGASNWSWGGTRLVDLDI
- a CDS encoding YfbU family protein, translated to MAVLNIRVDDRVRDQLKEMSDDAGVTLSEYVRDLLMEAVVPVYEREAKHGDEPAPESLRIVDRQVLSLLHRILGRVLPEDAADVDGDEEYQLMRAEILEAGYTGEYWYETAGFQTELSKRDCARVSDILQMFRIITFSIRHLEEDGTPVDEKLAFRLEFIGFDHNDALEGHMASYVKFQMRDEDRWSELRPQIERNDRGNSHHRMLDTYMRMLAEYRRVMDGRERGHSRYDYLLSMDELEQIAAASVHPSNRLKA